A genome region from Lucilia cuprina isolate Lc7/37 chromosome 3, ASM2204524v1, whole genome shotgun sequence includes the following:
- the LOC111679480 gene encoding probable serine/threonine-protein kinase DDB_G0282963 produces MKYPQLVSPRAVNAISDWLVLRLEQLGVESPQIYTRLLLSLLQSSVQVNDPIEFSNLEAFFAQRKGGHKRFHLPSDTETLKKLNAVQCLREIVSNEQETATIEQLVDELCEKLKDIEKQTQNLSDEERFLIETHLNTDSLIQQQTQTSTTQVQQQANSSSSNNHHTRHHQQSHTQQQITQIYNNSNNSTLNSDSKRHHQHVVAATTTTADSLNDLDNDPKKRYFRAFPALSKEMEDSFRIWRRNAKSLTWPVVGRSIVVDSNSNNINNNNNNTSASASLSSSSASSIISSSNFGANNNNNNNRSVSADKSVEKKLKGEQKVSATVGTAVDSSDVQQQQHQGAVAAAASVKKKSKRRRNQALCKGKTIQNIRKVSVGTNPNSIGVHKYHHYTHHRNSSPAWDTDFKGCWEMGPDLIKEFLSRQNAGGGGGANKRNRSNSDSMDHEEHNVRKILNEIPAKEEKPLIMKPYIDLSFCCDDDDDAEYDHDDECQHQYTDEGVDYVDEDYDDNTLASVSELAMDSLNPNPKRLYQREGQGQKSNLDLETALEETNDLVDPLDFQQFKAKFNSSVEALWKNAEPTPTLSSQPTIDNTVKANNPLGGGISSAFYATLAPFKKDLWNFWSNYQQQNYDHQLNNKLSSTASSSSMFTNNTRLDDSSASSGAGADIANSSDYFSMPSNLDDFDKSVGGVRGAVMRTNEAGASLGAYTPSINVFLQNSIWSTSGDCVDAIGTNSVAADTDESFLYKVWHSNKKLSQLDVGNAANGEKMSSLQTDTDGGISDFNKSKDSSVSLTVNNQNLGANLQFPPYQSLKWSEGINAGPPYNCLLNQVQEMDSLRSDNNNLSSYSSAANITGATWEAPAYGHNAQPDLKSWCASNPMSLTEMYGNDVCDSIVNQEHDEEVADMAVGPAVTLPNHCANTSGFVAYSRIKQCGLVQPQTKPLQSSNATRLPKDFFRSGEEENLLNSERTHFHPIENFVDGHTFDISNALDTVEFERTSSGLLRYDSEEYLEYTRNDIYMADEEVATSNTNLLKYGRKSKEENKNDNFIIKFRVKRSGEIACQTEEQDFQLAAAKMVELPTAFPAPQVEVTNMFNNTFSLSRQANNEAIMAAVTKAVAAAAKAAAENHLNAGHFNWTPGHNMHNIATVNSGNSMENNPIWMSDNAICDEVDFCAARAQQQQPQLAQNWSMQEVEKQCHQRRCMPQEQQQLLEQQQQLDIKRKFPSNVEMERNEENSLDNNSLHTLWGMCAVCNSCEYGKSLPANRLLRDELQLEADEIMSDLRYMQDLYIGETTDILTDTVAGENEDKMFNNIHNKETAMDTMKNPWNCDVKESVVTDPMQVSMLQKVNQLIEDLLKPDNNGKLTQETEEYKEILKQTEMLNNWNLTAAVEETNTKNLWQFNDKEEDNNIWQHKPLKDNYEGPREKEGNATTTNFMKPMKLLKQVGGSLSADTQYMETLNWEHDNLAKIWQQTTATTTSNITSNTQLEEEMFIRNKQNEMANNIIKKQLPQNKDKEEETETEENKETAAAKEEEETLKGTQKLVEEKNLKNLQNISALTPPSTLPGNSYKRMQNFLNNSAAKLKLAANRKRRHSASQNFYQQQQQQQQLHYSNHNNNNNNIQNNNNNNNNNDNITDLNAYKQKLNETLKAAAKEQQQQQQLQEVTPYNSITNLEEQPTKQTIITCKYWTTATNGTQSSLDSAAAAMMLLAAATNANDIIPAHNYEQHHNEDVMLEENIFGNTFSCLIDKNASILKHVTMMTRPLTR; encoded by the exons ATGAAGTATCCTCAACTAGTATCGCCTCGAGCCGTGAACGCCATCTCTGATTGGTTAGTATTACGTTTGGAGCAATTAGGCGTTGAATCACCACAGATCTATACAAgacttctactatctctctTACAATCGTCAGTTCAAGTAAACGATCCAATTGAATTCAGCAACTTGGAA gCATTTTTCGCCCAACGCAAGGGAGGTCACAAACGTTTTCATTTACCTTCGGATACAGAGACCTTGAAAAAACTTAATGCTGTACAGTGTTTAAGAGAAATTGTATCTAATGAACAGGAG ACTGCTACCATTGAACAACTAGTTGATGAATTGTGTGAAAAATTAAAggatattgaaaaacaaacacaaaatctaAGTGATGAAGAACGTTTTCTAATTGAGACACATCTCAATACCGATTctctaatacaacaacaaactcaAACATCAACAACACAAGTGCAACAACAAGCCAACAGTAGCAGCAGCAATAATCATCATACACGTCATCACCAACAATCTCATACTCAACAACaaataacacaaatttataataattccaACAATTCAACTTTAAATTCGGATAGTAAACGTCATCATCAACATGTGGttgctgcaacaacaacaacagcggaTTCATTAAATGATTTAGATAACGATCCGAAAAAACGTTATTTTCGAGCCTTTCCGGCCCTGTCCAAGGAAATGGAAGATTCTTTTCGCATCTGGCGTCGTAATGCAAAATCTTTAACTTGGCCCGTTGTAGGACGTTCTATAGTAGTTGATAGCaattcaaataatataaataacaataataataatacttctGCATCAGCATCATTATCTTCAAGTAGTGCTAGTTCTATAATATCGTCTTCAAATTTTGGtgcaaataataacaacaataataatcgtAGTGTATCAGCGGATAAAAGTGTGGAAAAGAAATTGAAAGGAGAACAAAAAGTGAGTGCAACTGTTGGAACAGCCGTAGATAGTAGCGacgtacaacaacaacaacatcaaggagcagtagcagcagcagcaagtGTTAAAAAGAAATCTAAACGTCGTCGTAATCAAG CTCTGTGCAAAggtaaaacaatacaaaatatacGCAAAGTATCCGTTGGTACCAATCCCAATTCTATTGGTGTTCATAAATATCATCACTATACGCATCATCGTAATTCCTCACCGGCTTGGGATACCGATTTTAAAGGTTGCTGGGAAATGGGTCCCGATTTGATAAAAGAGTTTTTGAGTCGTCAAAAcgctggtggtggtggtggcgcTAATAAACGTAATCGCAGTAATTCCGATAGCATGGATCATGAAGAGCACAATGTGCGTAAAATTCTAAATGAAATACCCGCCAAGGAAGAGAAACCTTTAATAATGAAACCCTACATTGATTTATCTTTCTgttgtgatgatgatgatgacgctgAGTATGATCATGATGATGAGTGCCAACATCAATACACCGACGAAGGTGTAGATTATGTTGATGAGGACTATGATGATAATACCTTGGCTTCTGTTTCTGAATTGGCTATGGATAGTTTGAATCCCAATCCCAAACGTTTGTATCAACGTGAAGGCCAAGGGCAAAAATCTAATCTCGATCTAGAAACAGCTTTGGAGGAGACCAACGATTTGGTGGATCCTTtagattttcaacaatttaaggCTAAATTCAATAGCAGTGTAGAGGCCTTGTGGAAAAATGCTGAACCTACTCCCACCCTCAGCAGCCAGCCAACTATAGACAATACCGTTAAAGCTAACAATCCTTTAGGAGGTGGCATATCTTCAGCCTTCTATGCCACTTTGGCTCCTTTTAAAAAGGATTTATGGAATTTCTGGTCCAATTACCAGCAACAAAACTATGATCATCAATTGAATAATAAATTATCCTCAACGGCTTCATCATCATCCATGTTTACGAATAACACACGTTTAGATGATAGTAGCGCTAGTTCTGGCGCTGGCGCCGATATTGCTAATTCAAGCGATTATTTCTCCATGCCCAGTAATCTGGATGATTTTGATAAGTCTGTGGGTGGTGTACGTGGCGCAGTTATGCGTACAAATGAAGCTGGTGCTTCTTTGGGTGCTTACACGCCCTCGATTAATGTTTTCTTGCAAAATTCCATCTGGTCAACTTCAGGTGATTGTGTAGATGCTATTGGTACTAACTCTGTTGCAGCCGATACCgatgaaagttttctttataaggTGTGGCATTCGAATAAGAAATTGAGTCAGCTGGATGTGGGTAATGCTGCAAATGGTGAAAAG ATGTCCTCTTTACAGACCGACACTGATGGTGGTATTAGTGATTTCAACAAATCTAAAGACTCTTCAGTTTCACTGACAGTGAATAATCAAAATTTAGGTGCTAATCTACAATTTCCTCCTTACCAAAGTCTAAAATGGTCGGAAGGCATCAATGCTGGTCCTCCCTACAATTGCCTACTCAACCAAGTCCAAGAAATGGACTCTCTAAGGTCGGATAACAATAATTTATCCAGCTACAGCTCGGCTGCCAACATTACTGGTGCTACATGGGAAGCTCCCGCTTATGGACATAATGCACAACCAGATTTAAAGTCCTGGTGTGCTTCCAATCCCATGTCGCTCACTGAAATGTATGGTAATGATGTATGCGATAGCATTGTCAATCAAGAGCACGACGAGGAAGTCGCCGATATGGCTGTGGGACCGGCGGTAACATTACCCAATCATTGTGCTAACACTAGTGGCTTTGTGGCCTATAGTCGCATTAAACAATGCGGCCTAGTGCAGCCGCAAACGAAACCTTTGCAAAGTTCTAATGCTACACGTTTGCCTAAGGATTTCTTTAGAAGTGGTGAGGAAGAGAATCTTTTAAATTCTGAGCGTACACATTTCCATCCCATAGAGAATTTTGTTGATGGTCATACTTTCGATATAAGCAATGCTCTAGACACTGTAGAATTTGAACGTACCAGCAGTGGTTTATTGCGTTATGATTCCGAAGAATACTTAGAATACACACGTAATGATATATATATGGCAGATGAAGAAGTGGCTACTTCTAATACTAATCTATTGAAATATGGTAGAAAATCTAAGGAGGAGAATAAAAACgataactttattattaaatttcggGTAAAACGTTCTGGTGAAATAGCCTGCCAGACGGAGGAACAAGATTTTCAATTGGCGGCCGCCAAAATGGTGGAATTACCCACAGCATTCCCTGCACCACAGGTAGAGgtaactaatatgtttaataatacattttctttgAGTCGCCAGGCTAACAATGAAGCCATTATGGCCGCTGTTACTAAAGCTGTGGCAGCAGCCGCCAAAGCGGCagccgaaaatcatttaaatgccGGTCATTTCAATTGGACCCCTGGACACAATATGCATAATATAGCAACTGTTAATAGTGGTAATAGTATGGAAAATAATCCTATATGGATGTCCGACAATGCCATTTGTGATGAAGTAGATTTTTGTGCCGCCAGAGCgcaacaacaacagccacaATTGGCTCAAAATTGGTCTATGCAAGAGGTAGAAAAACAATGCCACCAAAGACGTTGTATGCCGcaagagcaacaacaactattagagcaacaacagcagctagatattaaaaggaaatttccCTCTAATGTGGAAATGGAAAGAAATGAAGAAAACTCTTTGGACAACAATTCCCTGCATACTTTGTGGGGCATGTGTGCTGTTTGCAATAGCTGTGAATATGGCAAATCTTTGCCAGCTAATCGCTTACTAAGAGATGAACTACAATTAGAAGCTGATGAAATCATGAGTGATTTACGTTATATGCAAGATTtatatataggcgaaactacaGATATTTTAACAGACACTGTAGCTGGAgaaaatgaagataaaatgtttaataatatccATAACAAGGAAACGGCTATGGATACTATGAAAAATCCCTGGAATTGTGATGTAAAAGAAAGTGTGGTAACAGATCCAATGCAAGTTTCCATGTTGCAAAAAGTTAATCAATTAATAGAGGATTTACTAAAGCCAGATAATAATGGAAAATTAACACAAGAAACTgaagaatataaagaaattctcAAACAAACTGAAATGCTTAACAATTGGAACTTAACAGCTGCCGTAGaggaaacaaatacaaaaaatctttgGCAATTTAATGACAAAGAAGAAGATAATAACATTTGGCAACATAAACCCCTAAAGGACAACTATGAAGGTCCTAGGGAAAAGGAGGGAAATGCAACAACTACAAACTTTATGAAACCCATGAAATTGCTAAAACAAGTGGGTGGCTCTTTAAGTGCGGATACACAATATATGGAAACTTTAAATTGGGAACATGATAATTTGGCTAAAATATGGCAACAAACTACTGCAACTACTACTAGTAATATAACCTCTAATACACAACTAGAGGAGGAAATGTTtattagaaataaacaaaatgaaatggcaaataatattattaagaaaCAATTGccacaaaataaagataaagaagaAGAAACAGAAACAGAAGAAAACAAGGAAACAGCAGCAgctaaagaagaagaagaaaccTTAAAGGGTACACAAAAGTtggtagaagaaaaaaatctaaaaaatttacaGAATATAAGCGCACTAACGCCACCCTCTACTTTGCCGGGTAATAGCTATAAAagaatgcaaaattttttaaataactcagCGGCCAAATTGAAATTAGCCGCCAATCGCAAAAGAAGACATTCAGCTTCACAAAATTTctatcagcagcagcaacaacaacagcaattgcACTACAGCAaccataataataacaacaacaatattcaaaataacaacaacaacaataataataatgataacatAACCGATTTGAAtgcttataaacaaaaactaaacgaaACACTCAAAGCAGCTGCTAAggaacagcagcaacagcaacagctGCAAGAAGTTACACCCTATAACAGCATTACAAACTTAGAAGAACAGCCTACCAAACAGACCATAATCACCTGTAAATATTGGACCACAGCCACTAATGGCACACAATCCTCTTTGGATTCTGCAGCAGCAGCTATGATGCTTTTGGCCGCCGCCACCAATGCCAATGATATAATACCAGCCCATAACTATGAACAACACCACAATGAAGATGTTATGCTAGAAGAGAATATATTTGGTAATACTTTTTCTTGTCTTATCGATAAAAATGCCTCCATTTTGAAACATGTGACCATGATGACACGACCTCTAACACGTTGA
- the LOC111679478 gene encoding HIG1 domain family member 2A, mitochondrial encodes MAPQQVNLPNEDLDWIQMRQESGPVFPESTKEKMMRKIKENPLVPIGCLATASALGFGLYNFRTGNRKMSQMMMRARILAQGFTVAALVTGVVMTYGKKD; translated from the exons ATGGCTCCACAACAGGTAAATTTACCCAATGAAGATCTCGATTGGATACAAATGCGCCAAGAATCTGGGCCAGTGTTTCCCGaatcaacaaaagaaaaaatgatgcgtaaaattaaggaaaatccCTTAGTGCCCATAG GTTGTCTTGCCACCGCCAGTGCCTTGGGTTTTGGCCTCTATAATTTCCGTACAGGCAATCGTAAAATGTCACAGATGATGATGAGAGCACGTATTTTAGCGCAAGGTTTCACTGTAGCCGCTTTAGTTACCGGTGTTGTGATGACTTATGGCAAAAAAGATTAG